One window of Inquilinus sp. KBS0705 genomic DNA carries:
- a CDS encoding ferritin-like domain-containing protein, whose translation MATTKTKSKPETTEVVQESALNELFIDELKDIYWAEKHLAKALPKMAKAATSDELRTAIENHQAETENHVTRLESAFASIDEKAVAVKCEAMAGLIKEGEEIISETEKGTLTRDAGIISAAQKIEHYEIASYGTLRVLALTLGYTEAADLLEATLNEEKTTDGLLTQIAEGGINEGGKSEKE comes from the coding sequence ATGGCAACTACAAAAACAAAAAGTAAACCCGAGACAACCGAAGTTGTGCAAGAATCGGCGTTGAACGAATTATTTATTGATGAATTAAAAGATATTTATTGGGCCGAGAAGCACCTTGCTAAAGCCCTGCCAAAAATGGCTAAAGCTGCAACGTCTGACGAATTGCGCACAGCGATAGAAAACCACCAGGCCGAAACAGAAAACCATGTAACTCGCTTAGAAAGTGCTTTTGCATCTATCGACGAAAAAGCAGTTGCGGTAAAATGCGAAGCTATGGCCGGATTGATCAAAGAAGGCGAGGAAATAATATCTGAAACAGAAAAAGGTACGCTAACCCGCGATGCCGGTATTATATCGGCGGCTCAAAAAATAGAGCATTACGAAATCGCTTCTTATGGTACCTTAAGGGTGTTAGCCCTTACTTTGGGTTACACCGAAGCTGCGGATTTGTTGGAGGCAACTTTAAATGAAGAGAAAACTACCGATGGACTGCTTACCCAAATAGCAGAGGGTGGCATAAACGAAGGTGGTAAGAGCGAAAAGGAATAA